Genomic segment of Malus domestica chromosome 15, GDT2T_hap1:
TTATTTCTAATTCTGAGGAAACAAGAAATTCAACATTTCAAGAAACAGaatcaaataataattaatatattaattaatcacgTAACGAGGACGAAGAGTAGACGAACCATGGGCTTCGACGAAGCTAAAGTCGGTGGAACGCTTTGACACCTATTCCTCTGGTTCGTGACGTCAGCGAGAGCAGTTCGCTTCTTCAGCACTTGGGTCTTGGCCGCCATGGGCTTCTTGTTCGGATGATGCGAAATCGAGGACTTCTTTGCCTCCGACAACGAGGATGACAATGGCGGTTGACGGCGATTCCGGGTCGACATTTTCAGGCCAAACCCTAATCGAATTGCGTTGCAAGAAAGCCAATGTGGTTTAACTTCTCAAAGAagtcacagagagagagagagagagagagagagagatttaattgaaGCGCGAAGTCGTAGGGATTTCAAAGGCGGAGTGATCGTGACCGCCTGATGATTGTTGGCGAAAAATGCTTTGAAAGTCAACGTCTTTATCAAAtctttttttcaactctttcttttttctttttctttttttctttttttttttgttaaaaagaaaaaaaaagaaaagaaaagcctGAAAACGAGAAACCTCGAGTACAGCTAGTTCCAGTCAGggaagaaaatgccgataatatcggcgaaatatcgccgatattatcggtttttcgggACGGCGATATTAAAAGTGGTATCCGCAAGCTTTTcggccaaatatcgcgatattatcgatattatcgataatatcgcgatatttggaaattatcggcgaaatatccatGGACGGTGGAATCGGAATCCGAGGCGacgtcggagaagaacgccggagacgGTGGGGCGATTCCCGGGCcggtttcgtcccaaaaaccttgcaaaaacacgaatcTTAACATCAATTTCACAAATATACATCAGATTTCACGCATGCATAAACGATTCAAGGCAGGGTGAAGTCGGagagattagggtttagggtttcatgGAATCTCACCTGACGAAGCGGAATACGAACGATCCTTGCTCAGCGGCGCACCTCTGACTTCGCCTGAGCCACGATCAACGgcgatctgtgtgtgtgtgtgtgtgtttgggagaagagagatcagagatctctctttgtatgtgggtgtttgggagaagagagatcggagaagggagaagagagatcggagaatggAGATGAGAGATCAAGAGatctctgtgtgcgtgtgtgtgtttggcagaagagagatcggagatctctGTGAGTCCGATctctgtgtgtgcgtgtgttggaCTTGGATCCAATGTCAACCTGTGGAGCTctctgtgtgagtgtgtgtgtgggagaagagaagggagaagagagatcgagaaggatgatcgagagagagagagactgaggagctctctgtgtgtgtgtgtgtttggaagaagagaagggagaagagagaacgagaaggatcgagagagagagagactgaggtggTCTGCGTGCGTGCGTTGTGTGTGCGTGCGATGTGTCTTTTGACAGTGATGATGTGTGTGGGTTCCTCCTGTCAGGAGGATACAACTCACTCAATATTTTTACAATTATTTGGACAATTTCATGCAGCTTTTACAATTATCAATTGTATTCTTTTCAGACCATGAATGGTGgtcatttgtgtgtgtgtgtgtgggttcctCCTGTCAGGAGGACACATGACTCACTCCATATTCTCGACAACACGAACAATTATTTGGACAATTTTATGCAGCTTTTACCATTATCATCAGTAGTCTTTTCAAACCATGGACggtggtttcattcaaaaccgtgtgccaaTATTGTTTTAAAAGGTGGAGTTTCAGAGTTATTGTGTGAACTCGTTCAAAGTTGTCATTGTGAAAAAATTtcaagaggtggagtatcagtaTCAGAGGAGCCTTTtcgattattttattttccttacccctttcaaagtcattccagatccagagcttaaacacaaagggttccatatttaaagtaagtttacaaacttatatttatattcttataatttatacaacaacaaaaaaatttgtgtgaactcgtatgtaaattttttaagtaattaatacttgcatgttagtttttgtaagtaattaagtaatgttaacaattgcatgttaatttttttaagtaattaagtaatgttaatacttgcatgttagtttttgtaagtaattaagtaatgttaacaattacatgttaattttttttaagtaattaatacttgcatgttagtttttgtaagtaattaagtaatgttaatacttgcatgttagtttttgtaagtaattaagtaatgttaacaattgcatgttaattttttttaagtaattaatacttgcatgttagtttttgtaagtaattaagtattgttaacaattacatgttaattttttttaagtaattaagtaatgttgtataattattccctaggataattttaatatgtttaatgttatttattattttatttcccttaccattttcaaagccattccagatccattccaaagcttgaacacaaagggttccatatttaaggtaagtttacaaacttatatttatattattgtaatttatacaacaacaaataaatttgtgtggactcgtatgttaatttttttaagtaattaatacttgcatgttaatttttgtaagtagttaagtaatgttaacaattacttgttaattttttgtaagtaattaagtaatgttgtataattattccctacgataattttaatatgtttaatgttatttattattttattaatattaggttttattatcaaataggattattcttcattaatattaggtttttttattatcaaattggattattattcattaaattagattattataaaattagattattattcattaaattggattattcattaaattggcttattatcaaattggactattcattaaagcccactCAATGTAGTCTCCAAACTTGACCTTAGGCCCAAATCTCAAACATAACCAcacttgggttgggttgggttgaaccaaaaggtccaaaacttaggaaaaaaaaaacgaattattcatttttattcattaatattaggttttttttattatcaaattggattattcattaatattaggtttttttaattatcaaattggattattcattaaattgaattattattaaagtggattattattaaattggattattatcaaaaaggaatattattcttcactatgttttatattaggattattttcatgaaacataattatcatcatttatagtaggattatttatattaggattattatcaaaaaggaatattattcatcatttatattaggattatttttttatcaaattggattattattcattaatattaggttttattattccatattaattttttaattacttaaatttttacaatcattttctttacttcatattgtattcttctgtagaataactttattatttaggttctgtagaataactttattatttaattcttttgtctaattttcatgaaaaataaatgtaggtacgtttaagatgtctagTGGAGCtagtaaacgtgatccagcttgggaacatggcgacccaatagacggaaacaaacatggcacaatttgcaaatattgtggtcgggtaatgaagagtggtggagtgacacgacttaagtaccatcttagtggattagatccagcaaaaaatgtccaacgatgcgataatgtccccccagaagtgaaggcattcatcagcacattattaaaaaataaaaaacagcagaaggaaaagatgacacaaggaatggaaaatattcgagctgggctacggggagaagtctatggccaagcggttgacagtgatgatgatgacgatgaggacgaatgtgatgatgacatgggacctgaagaacgacgcagtttgaaacaagcattacgtgcctccaaacagtcagcatgggaaagagaacaccttcataaaattcctaataggggacaaggttccgggacaagtggtggtgcacaaatgaaacggggaggcagtcttagagaatcacaaccaacaccaccaatagccccaagtttatataagtcatccaacgcacgtcaaaagagtgtttggagttatttcaagggaggtaatgtgaaggagggaatggggcgtctaattagcaagttctttatctatgaaaatgtccctgctgcgaaggcttcatcacatcatttcaaaaatatggtagtgggatgtcaacaggccggtgttggagtacaacctcccactccctatgagataagaaacaaatatttggatatggagtataaagacattggcgagtatgttaacaagttgaggtcaaagtgggaaactaatggttgcacaatcatgtgtaacggatggaccggcccgaccagattatctatcatcaacttcatggtatactccaagggcaagacaatttttttgaagtctgttgatgcttcagaccatataaagaattacaagtatatttacaaattattgagggatgtaatcatggaggtgggagagcataatgttgtccaagtcgtgaccgacaacggttctgcatttgtcaaagctggaaaaaagttaatgaagcatcataatgtgttttggacatcatgtgcagcacattgtattgatcttatgtttgaggcaatggggaagagagagaatgttgctactgtggtcaaaagagctagaacgatcactaattatatttacaatcacggttggttgttggcaaagatgcgtgaattttgcagaggagaaattattcgtccagttaccactcgattcgccaccaactatattgcattaaacagcctactcaagaagaaagcagggttgaagcaactattcactagtgacgattgggccaaccacaatttcagccgctcaaatacaggtcgtatggtggaaagtatagtgcttgatcatgctttttggagtcaaacagaacatgtgtgtcaagtgtttgaacctctttacaaagttttacggatcgttgacacagaagtgtatcctactatgggggctgtatatgagttgatgcgtgtagtgaaggatgaattggaaagaaaacatggtgcaaggtgggtcgtaaaaataattgaagaccgatggtataaaacattataccacgatttgcatgcagcaggtataaattatgtcataatttgcaattcatttctttagttgcataagtattatttatcttattagagtatgtgtttctttgaacagcatattatttgaatccccgataccaatacagacccggtgttggagatgatggtaaccttatacgtgttgtgcataatgtatactctaaattagaccctgcatcaccagcagttggccaatttggaaatgaggtacacaattacttaaattataataattactttgttggattaaactaacacaatttattgtattcagctaacatggtttaaagatgcaagaagaacatttggagaaccaacatcagttgttgctcgaacaaatatgtctcctagtgagtataaacatatttcactataagtttataatagaatttgttggagttattaggcttatcaacattatttttcattgtagctgaatggtggatcatgtatgggaccgatgcaccaactgtgagaaagttagcaataaaagtattatcacaaacagcttcctcatctgcttgtgaaagaaattggagcacatttgcactcatccacacaaagcaaagaaataagttggctcatagtagcttggaaaaattagtttattgctactacaacatgaagctttaaattcgagataaggaagcagaaatcgatcatgtcgaccgtggtgacccactagatgtgtttgatattattggtgaagatgatgatacggagggtaaccaactttttcaatggattagacctcttcatttagatgatgatgaaggcaacccagctcccagagttgctgaagaagcacgtaatgaagggataaatgtagaaagagtattagaggaggaggtgggatctagcagcgctgactctttcgaagaacttttgcacccaagaccaagcaacactggaattccacctttttccaatcctacacaaccacaacatcgtgctgatactaatgatagctctagtacaagatcaggagactcacctaccaccggaggtgggaatgatgaaggacatagtggagctggaggtagtggagctggaggtagtggtggtggatatggaaactattatggaccaccacctcccggatatatgagccccttcactggtgaggcaaacttcacgcatgcaacccaggatgatgaccatggcagtaggcgggcaggaccaggaattggtgccatagggaaggactatactcgcagagaaagaggcaaatggattttgtcaagtcaagaagatgactcgttatctagaacttcagactatgttggattgggaagtacTAACTATGGTtttactcataaccaaccatttccctacccttcatatcccattcctgttgggatggaatcgagcgactcatggaatcaatcccagcctcaatcttcaaatgatttttcttatggacaacctcaaccaatctcggatccatatgggtggcatattaacaattacatgcaaaactattttggggatttatcatttgataactactcttcacaatacactcattctacacatagagatgatgaagatagtgacaaatttgaacctcataggaactctatgtggttctaaagtgtaaaatattgtactaattcattatatataaatgattatggtgtgtttagacttctttcattaattactacatattttctacactcataatgtttgtcaaatcgctatataatcaacttgataatgttaaatccatcatgcaatgcatttccttccaattttttgtgataaactaatagataattgactaaataaacatcctacaaagtttcaataaaaatttccaagtttttcttacaatttccgtggtttccatgtaatttttatcgatatcaatattttaccgatatttccatcgatatttccgtgttttcggactaccgatatttccgatatcaccgatattttcttccttggttccagtacaataaaaaagaaagtagGAGTGATCCCACACATGAGTGCTCTAGATAGAAAGACCAATAGTCATAGCGTTCGCAAGGAAATTTGTTTCTCTCAAGGCATGCTTCCAAGGGACTGTATCGAAGGAATCAGCCAGCAAATTGATGTATTTTTGAGCCTCCAGAGAATGTGGCATTTTTCGAGACAACATCAATGATCAACTT
This window contains:
- the LOC139192051 gene encoding uncharacterized protein, whose amino-acid sequence is MGRLISKFFIYENVPAAKASSHHFKNMVVGCQQAGVGVQPPTPYEIRNKYLDMEYKDIGEYVNKLRSKWETNGCTIMCNGWTGPTRLSIINFMVYSKGKTIFLKSVDASDHIKNYKYIYKLLRDVIMEVGEHNVVQVVTDNGSAFVKAGKKLMKHHNVFWTSCAAHCIDLMFEAMGKRENVATVVKRARTITNYIYNHGWLLAKMREFCRGEIIRPVTTRFATNYIALNSLLKKKAGLKQLFTSDDWANHNFSRSNTGRMVESIVLDHAFWSQTEHVCQVFEPLYKVLRIVDTEVYPTMGAVYELMRVVKDELERKHGARWVVKIIEDRWYKTLYHDLHAAANMV